In Glycine max cultivar Williams 82 chromosome 7, Glycine_max_v4.0, whole genome shotgun sequence, a single window of DNA contains:
- the LOC100798746 gene encoding probable acyl-[acyl-carrier-protein]--UDP-N-acetylglucosamine O-acyltransferase, mitochondrial isoform X4, whose translation MVKSKAKMWCLRKVGTRSHFSLSSALHQSQPRSFSYVADGERFDSCIHPTAVVHPNAVIGQGVSIGPFCSVSSSAKLGNGCQLHPGSHVFGSTELGDNCMLMTGAVVGDDYPGCTVIGSNNTIGYHAVIGVKCQDMKYKPEDECYLEVGHNNDIREHTSIHRSSKSTDRTVIGNANFIMGSCHIAHDCKIGNNNIFANNTLLAGHVEVEDYVHTAGATVVHQFCHLGSFSFLGGGSVVSQDVPKYMMVAGERAELRGLNVVGLTRCGFSIAEIKSMRTAYRKIFMCVDANAGSLEERLAEVEQHEELVHVPAVRAMLQSIRNSFAENRRGICRFRQWNAS comes from the exons ATGGTGAAAAGCAAAGCAAAAATGTGGTGTCTCAGGAAAGTAGGAACTCGCAGCCACTTCTCCCTTTCTTCTGCGCTCCATCAGTCTCAGCCACGCTCCTTCTCTT ATGTTGCAGACGGGGAGAGGTTTGACAGTTGCATCCACCCCACTGCCGTTGTTCATCCCAATGCCGTCATTGGCCAG GGTGTTTCGATTGGTCCTTTTTGTTCTGTTAGCTCCTCTGCAAAGCTGGGGAATGGTTGTCAACTACATCCTGGAAGCCATGTTTTTGGAAGTACAGAGTTAGGGGACAATTGCATGTTGATGAC TGGTGCTGTTGTTGGTGATGATTATCCTGGATGTACTGTCATTGGAAGCAATAACACGATAGGATATCATGCTGTGATTGGTGTCAAATGTCAAGACATGAAATACAAG CCAGAGGATGAATGTTACCTGGAAGTTGGACACAATAATGATATTAGGGAACATACTTCAATCCACCGATCTTCAAAATCAACCGATAGGACG GTTATTGGTAATGCCAATTTTATAATGGGATCTTGTCATATTGCCCATGATTGCAAGATTGGTAACAACAATATTTTTGCGAACAATACTCTCCTAGCTGGGCATGTCGAAGTGGAA GACTACGTTCACACTGCAGGTGCGACTGTTGTTCATCAATTCTGTCATCTTggctctttctcttttcttggtGGTGGTTCTGTG GTTTCACAAGATGTCCCAAAGTACATGATGGTAGCCGGAGAAAGAGCTGAGCTTCGTGGTCTAAATGTAGTGGGCCTTACTCGATGTGGATTCAGCATTGCAGAG ATCAAGAGCATGAGAACTGCTTATCGAAAGATATTCATGTGTGTTGATGCAAATGCTGGGTCTTTAGAAGAAAGGCTTGCAGAAGTG GAGCAGCATGAGGAATTGGTTCATGTTCCTGCTGTGCGTGCTATGTTGCAGTCTATTCGCAACTCATTTGCTGAAAATCGTCGTGGAATATGCAGGTTTAGACAATGGAATGCCTCTTGA
- the LOC100798746 gene encoding probable acyl-[acyl-carrier-protein]--UDP-N-acetylglucosamine O-acyltransferase, mitochondrial isoform X2: protein MVKSKAKMWCLRKVGTRSHFSLSSALHQSQPRSFSYVADGERFDSCIHPTAVVHPNAVIGQGVSIGPFCSVSSSAKLGNGCQLHPGSHVFGSTELGDNCMLMTGAVVGDDYPGCTVIGSNNTIGYHAVIGVKCQDMKYKPEDECYLEVGHNNDIREHTSIHRSSKSTDRTVIGNANFIMGSCHIAHDCKIGNNNIFANNTLLAGHVEVEDYVHTAGATVVHQFCHLGSFSFLGGGSVVSQDVPKYMMVAGERAELRGLNVVGLTRCGFSIAEIKSMRTAYRKIFMCVDANAGSLEERLAEVVLFVFVYFFEEQHEELVHVPAVRAMLQSIRNSFAENRRGICRFRQWNAS, encoded by the exons ATGGTGAAAAGCAAAGCAAAAATGTGGTGTCTCAGGAAAGTAGGAACTCGCAGCCACTTCTCCCTTTCTTCTGCGCTCCATCAGTCTCAGCCACGCTCCTTCTCTT ATGTTGCAGACGGGGAGAGGTTTGACAGTTGCATCCACCCCACTGCCGTTGTTCATCCCAATGCCGTCATTGGCCAG GGTGTTTCGATTGGTCCTTTTTGTTCTGTTAGCTCCTCTGCAAAGCTGGGGAATGGTTGTCAACTACATCCTGGAAGCCATGTTTTTGGAAGTACAGAGTTAGGGGACAATTGCATGTTGATGAC TGGTGCTGTTGTTGGTGATGATTATCCTGGATGTACTGTCATTGGAAGCAATAACACGATAGGATATCATGCTGTGATTGGTGTCAAATGTCAAGACATGAAATACAAG CCAGAGGATGAATGTTACCTGGAAGTTGGACACAATAATGATATTAGGGAACATACTTCAATCCACCGATCTTCAAAATCAACCGATAGGACG GTTATTGGTAATGCCAATTTTATAATGGGATCTTGTCATATTGCCCATGATTGCAAGATTGGTAACAACAATATTTTTGCGAACAATACTCTCCTAGCTGGGCATGTCGAAGTGGAA GACTACGTTCACACTGCAGGTGCGACTGTTGTTCATCAATTCTGTCATCTTggctctttctcttttcttggtGGTGGTTCTGTG GTTTCACAAGATGTCCCAAAGTACATGATGGTAGCCGGAGAAAGAGCTGAGCTTCGTGGTCTAAATGTAGTGGGCCTTACTCGATGTGGATTCAGCATTGCAGAG ATCAAGAGCATGAGAACTGCTTATCGAAAGATATTCATGTGTGTTGATGCAAATGCTGGGTCTTTAGAAGAAAGGCTTGCAGAAGTGGTATTGTTTGTGTTCGTCTATTTCTTTGAG GAGCAGCATGAGGAATTGGTTCATGTTCCTGCTGTGCGTGCTATGTTGCAGTCTATTCGCAACTCATTTGCTGAAAATCGTCGTGGAATATGCAGGTTTAGACAATGGAATGCCTCTTGA
- the LOC100798746 gene encoding probable acyl-[acyl-carrier-protein]--UDP-N-acetylglucosamine O-acyltransferase, mitochondrial isoform X1 has protein sequence MWCLRKVGTRSHFSLSSALHQSQPRSFSCIFKYLATYVADGERFDSCIHPTAVVHPNAVIGQGVSIGPFCSVSSSAKLGNGCQLHPGSHVFGSTELGDNCMLMTGAVVGDDYPGCTVIGSNNTIGYHAVIGVKCQDMKYKPEDECYLEVGHNNDIREHTSIHRSSKSTDRTVIGNANFIMGSCHIAHDCKIGNNNIFANNTLLAGHVEVEDYVHTAGATVVHQFCHLGSFSFLGGGSVVSQDVPKYMMVAGERAELRGLNVVGLTRCGFSIAEIKSMRTAYRKIFMCVDANAGSLEERLAEVVLFVFVYFFEEQHEELVHVPAVRAMLQSIRNSFAENRRGICRFRQWNAS, from the exons ATGTGGTGTCTCAGGAAAGTAGGAACTCGCAGCCACTTCTCCCTTTCTTCTGCGCTCCATCAGTCTCAGCCACGCTCCTTCTCTTGTATATTCAAATATCTCGCTACTT ATGTTGCAGACGGGGAGAGGTTTGACAGTTGCATCCACCCCACTGCCGTTGTTCATCCCAATGCCGTCATTGGCCAG GGTGTTTCGATTGGTCCTTTTTGTTCTGTTAGCTCCTCTGCAAAGCTGGGGAATGGTTGTCAACTACATCCTGGAAGCCATGTTTTTGGAAGTACAGAGTTAGGGGACAATTGCATGTTGATGAC TGGTGCTGTTGTTGGTGATGATTATCCTGGATGTACTGTCATTGGAAGCAATAACACGATAGGATATCATGCTGTGATTGGTGTCAAATGTCAAGACATGAAATACAAG CCAGAGGATGAATGTTACCTGGAAGTTGGACACAATAATGATATTAGGGAACATACTTCAATCCACCGATCTTCAAAATCAACCGATAGGACG GTTATTGGTAATGCCAATTTTATAATGGGATCTTGTCATATTGCCCATGATTGCAAGATTGGTAACAACAATATTTTTGCGAACAATACTCTCCTAGCTGGGCATGTCGAAGTGGAA GACTACGTTCACACTGCAGGTGCGACTGTTGTTCATCAATTCTGTCATCTTggctctttctcttttcttggtGGTGGTTCTGTG GTTTCACAAGATGTCCCAAAGTACATGATGGTAGCCGGAGAAAGAGCTGAGCTTCGTGGTCTAAATGTAGTGGGCCTTACTCGATGTGGATTCAGCATTGCAGAG ATCAAGAGCATGAGAACTGCTTATCGAAAGATATTCATGTGTGTTGATGCAAATGCTGGGTCTTTAGAAGAAAGGCTTGCAGAAGTGGTATTGTTTGTGTTCGTCTATTTCTTTGAG GAGCAGCATGAGGAATTGGTTCATGTTCCTGCTGTGCGTGCTATGTTGCAGTCTATTCGCAACTCATTTGCTGAAAATCGTCGTGGAATATGCAGGTTTAGACAATGGAATGCCTCTTGA
- the LOC100798746 gene encoding probable acyl-[acyl-carrier-protein]--UDP-N-acetylglucosamine O-acyltransferase, mitochondrial isoform X3, translated as MWCLRKVGTRSHFSLSSALHQSQPRSFSCIFKYLATYVADGERFDSCIHPTAVVHPNAVIGQGVSIGPFCSVSSSAKLGNGCQLHPGSHVFGSTELGDNCMLMTGAVVGDDYPGCTVIGSNNTIGYHAVIGVKCQDMKYKPEDECYLEVGHNNDIREHTSIHRSSKSTDRTVIGNANFIMGSCHIAHDCKIGNNNIFANNTLLAGHVEVEDYVHTAGATVVHQFCHLGSFSFLGGGSVVSQDVPKYMMVAGERAELRGLNVVGLTRCGFSIAEIKSMRTAYRKIFMCVDANAGSLEERLAEVEQHEELVHVPAVRAMLQSIRNSFAENRRGICRFRQWNAS; from the exons ATGTGGTGTCTCAGGAAAGTAGGAACTCGCAGCCACTTCTCCCTTTCTTCTGCGCTCCATCAGTCTCAGCCACGCTCCTTCTCTTGTATATTCAAATATCTCGCTACTT ATGTTGCAGACGGGGAGAGGTTTGACAGTTGCATCCACCCCACTGCCGTTGTTCATCCCAATGCCGTCATTGGCCAG GGTGTTTCGATTGGTCCTTTTTGTTCTGTTAGCTCCTCTGCAAAGCTGGGGAATGGTTGTCAACTACATCCTGGAAGCCATGTTTTTGGAAGTACAGAGTTAGGGGACAATTGCATGTTGATGAC TGGTGCTGTTGTTGGTGATGATTATCCTGGATGTACTGTCATTGGAAGCAATAACACGATAGGATATCATGCTGTGATTGGTGTCAAATGTCAAGACATGAAATACAAG CCAGAGGATGAATGTTACCTGGAAGTTGGACACAATAATGATATTAGGGAACATACTTCAATCCACCGATCTTCAAAATCAACCGATAGGACG GTTATTGGTAATGCCAATTTTATAATGGGATCTTGTCATATTGCCCATGATTGCAAGATTGGTAACAACAATATTTTTGCGAACAATACTCTCCTAGCTGGGCATGTCGAAGTGGAA GACTACGTTCACACTGCAGGTGCGACTGTTGTTCATCAATTCTGTCATCTTggctctttctcttttcttggtGGTGGTTCTGTG GTTTCACAAGATGTCCCAAAGTACATGATGGTAGCCGGAGAAAGAGCTGAGCTTCGTGGTCTAAATGTAGTGGGCCTTACTCGATGTGGATTCAGCATTGCAGAG ATCAAGAGCATGAGAACTGCTTATCGAAAGATATTCATGTGTGTTGATGCAAATGCTGGGTCTTTAGAAGAAAGGCTTGCAGAAGTG GAGCAGCATGAGGAATTGGTTCATGTTCCTGCTGTGCGTGCTATGTTGCAGTCTATTCGCAACTCATTTGCTGAAAATCGTCGTGGAATATGCAGGTTTAGACAATGGAATGCCTCTTGA